The Neodiprion lecontei isolate iyNeoLeco1 chromosome 2, iyNeoLeco1.1, whole genome shotgun sequence genome segment AGCATGGAAGCTGGACTTGGCTATTTACCTTGATTGACGCAAGTAGTATTATAATTGCCATTTTTTCTGTACATAATACTACGAAAATTTGTGCAGTATGCCAGTTTGTATAGATGGAGAATTTGACCAGTTACCAGCACAAGATCAGGTTtccgacaaaaaaaaaaaaatggaagttTCTCGCTTTTAGAAGCAGTTTACGTTAATATTTGCGAGGAAATCTTGTCGAGAATTTATGGGTAATAGGAGATACCGAAAAAACGTTTATTCTGGTTGTTAGCAAACTTCAGTCGCTGGCAGTAAATATACCACACTAACTATCATTCCaccatatttaattataaaatctaTTTCTTTGCATCCATTTTACTCTGTATTGATTCACGGTCAGAAAATGGAAGGCCAACGACTTGCACGATGTTTTCTGTTCCTTCGTACGTTTGTTAAATTCATCGAAAACAATCAGCTGATAGCCCAATGTGACACCATATTGTCCTAATCACGCCCATATTGTCAAGGATCCCACGGGTCAATAATGTAACGTATTGATAACTAAAATCTGTGGGACGATGTAGTTCTCAGAAATGTACCACATTTTTGAGTCGATCGAGTGCTGATAATTATATCTAGTCAAACTTGTCTAATTACATTGACCACTCGATTCGCAAATTGTACGGGAACGCCGAAGACGTGGAGAACGCGCTTGTAAACGATCGCCTTCGTAATGGTTGGCGGTGTTTTCAGACGGATTATATGTTTTAACCTGCCATCCAACTGCCAATTACCAACGTATTGTATATCAGTTGAGACATTGGTCCGCAAGATAAATTTTACCCGGACTACAGGAGTCTCCATCTGAAAAAGTATTCATCTGAAAATCTTGTATTCTTGCAATCAGACAAGTTTGACCATAGTCGAATTTCTTACGCGTATACATTGTACCTATATGTGATAAGATAGATATCATGAATCCTTAGATGGCATAAATATGCAGCTATAATACTTTATCGAATGACCTCTAATTGTCACGGAAAGTCTCACTTTCTAGACAGATCACGCTACGGATACAGGACAAATTATCGACCTACAGGGTATTCGCATTCTTAAGAACGTCACAAAATGTCGctcttgaataatttaataggACGACAGTATGAAATTATCTGTCCTGATTGACCTGCTTTAAGTGAGAAATATAAGTGAGTATAGGATAATAAAATCGTACTACTAGTATTTCTTTGTCACGGTTTattttggtttaaaaaaaaaaacttaaatgTGTCAGGATAACAGTGTCATTgattacattatatatttaaaagttttttcaatttttgatggaatttttacttttttttaaactgaaCTAAATGATTTATTATGTTATAAAAGATTTAAGGGAAAGTGCAATGTTTTAGAGTAAACCCAGTTCACTGATTTAAGGGGAAGTGCAATATTTTAGAGTAAACCCAGGTCACTAAAATTAACTATTCATTTGTAGAATAATTTTAGTGATAAGGTTTTCGTATTTACGTATTACAACAAAGTGTCACGATTCATGTTTTAACTCAACGATTACCACGGAAGAGTAAAATTTCTCCTATGAATCGTTTATATATTCTTCGtccatttttttgaatttttccttgTACTCCTCAGGTATGGTTACTTCCCTCAAATTGTCCAAGCCGATCTCTTCCtcttttctgaaaaatatttattaactcttctgttttattgtttcattATGATactagtaaaaaaatttcaaaaacttctTATAGTCTTTTGAAGATATTTCACAGAAATATACTATTTTTTCGGACAGTTCTGAGAAaaatactgttttttttttcagcaaaactTTGAATTGTTCCAATAACAACTCGGATTCTGTTCGAAACTGTAtgtttttttgtcaaaaatatgaaaaactttatttcaTCTGGCTGCTTCTGACAGAATCGAGTTAGGGGTGAAAGTCGAATCAACTTCTAGAAAGAACTCATATTTTGACAGAACTCCGTTTTGTATCACAGATCTGAAAAATTCCGAGTTCTAGTGGTTCTTCGTATTTTCCGACCGTAACGCGTTAGGAGAAATTGGGATGGCTTTGTGAgagtaattaaaaacttttgaGAAGCAGTTGAAATTAAACCATCTCAAATGCAGCTGAGAAAATCTGGACattcataaaataatatagTCATTAAAACTATAATTGCGGAATCTTTTCAGAGAGTTTTCAAACGtagcaaattttttccacaaatcTGCCGACATTAATTTTCTGCATATAAATTGAGAAAGGTcttcaaaatttcgagaaattactaaaatttttcacttttcagaAACAATTAGAAACTGTCTAAAAATCAGAACTAACTTGAGCAATATATCCACAACGTTTTCGCACGCCAATAGAACTGCTCTGTCTTTTTCCCACTTGTGAAATTCTCTCAGGATAACGTATACATTCTTATCCCTCAGTATTTCACGGCCTTCCCTTGTTGCGCATAGTTGAGCCAAAGCCTCCAACAGCATTGTTCTGAAGATAATATACAACGAAATATGTTATCACAGAATCctaaaactgtattttttctctAGTGTATCTTTCTCCGGTTTACCTGATGTCAGGATCGGAATCTCTAGTTTTGTTTTCAGGCAAATACTGTAGTTCTATCGGAAGTTTGTCATTATCATCGTCGTTGAACTCTTCCGGACCAGCAAGGGGCAATAAAAGTCGAGGTAAAATGTCCACTTTAGGGCCTAATAACCATGCATGGTATTCCGTATCAAAACAACAGTTTTTCAATGTGCCCACAATTCCGCCACGTCTTACCGTGCTTTCAACATATTCTGTGAAGGGAAGAAGTCTTTGAATGACGCAATGTTCTTTGTCCAATAAATATctaaaagaatagaaaaatgtaAGCTGATCTATATTAACAACTTTTCTTTGTATAGACAGAAGATTTGACAGTAGTTTTGTAACTTTGTGCAATTTTAGAAATAATTGGCATTTTACTAACGTTACTTTGTACAGAGAACATACCTTCGCATGGTAATAGATTGGCTAAGATTGCTGAAAACAGGGCCTAAGTAATGGAGGGTGGCTCCCTTTTCGTTATATTTCTGAGCCGTAAAGGCGGCAATTATTGCGCTCCATGCATAACCGCtattattaactaccgctaaAATTCTTTCTGTCAGAGAATGCGCTCGCGTTAAATTAGACAAAATCATGCAACATGGGTCAGCCAAGTCGTTCTGCTTATCCAAAATGCATCTGCAAATAACAAATAGAACTATaagtcggaaaaaaatttcaaatcctaTCCATGatcatttttctattatacCTAATCCAAAAGAAACCAAACGTGTTCGATTGTTATCAGATTACTAAAAAGGAAGTAGAAAAACGTTAATTTGATAACTTCAATTTCATTggaaagaatttgaaaataaatagttCATCATGAACTGAGAAAATCACTGCatgaaattgtttattttttctaactgaatttttttcttggtgAAACAATTACAATGCTTATCCAggttcttctttctttttgccttttgttatcaacaaataaatttgttaTAATCTATGTTTAGTTAACTGAGAACTGATGAGggcaatttcatatttttacaattatatgtTGATTATCATTAGGAAGTGTATCTACTACCTAAGGCAAGTATGTACTAGATTATCATTTGGTTTTTCATCTGGTCTCATCTTCGATGTCTCTGATATAACCAGTAATGCATTCGCTCCACCATCATAAGCTGATATGTTAATCAATGAAAGAGCGGCATCTTTGCAGACTGATGTTGAATTATCCTGTACCAGCAGAACAAGTTGCCTTACTATTTCAGGTAAGCTCAATAACAGCTCAATTCCATCATTGCTGCCTGTTACACCTAAAACAATAATTCGTGAACAATAAAACTATATTCAATGTAATTAGTCAATTCATATTTTGTGCCCGTCATATATGAAAGAATAATGAAGAGCATGTAACTGGTCTCGGCTTTACCCATCAAAATATGCATTCTTTCGTTGACCGAAGATTGCTAATAGTCACATCTCTGGCAGCCAGATAAATGAGGCTTTTTGAAACTAGATAGGGGATGGGGTGAAGAGCTTCAAAGTCCCATGAACGAGTCACTAAATCTAGGGCAATGCTATTATCCCCCTATCTTCAATGCTCTTGACGTTGCCGGAGGATTGCTAAAAACAGCCGGTCACGGGTATCCTTTGAAAGCAACTACTAGGTCACACCGGGTGCGATAATTACATAGTGCCCTACATTTATCAACTTGCTTATGGGGCTTATGTTATTCGAGTATGTTACGATAAGAACTTTCTTTACGGAGCTTAAAAATGCCCCATTCAGCTATATGTGTGAAGTTGGCCTGCGAccatcgaatttttcaaaaaatagtGCGCCAAATAATTGCTCCTTAATTACTCTGAATTACGCCCTAACTTTTATTATACACTCTTATACGGTTCTTACATTCGGTGTACCGCCACACGTCGTTCCTATTTATTGCTCCTACttgctaactctcccacactTCTAACGTCGCGTTATACCTAGTCTCTATCCTGTCCTATCTCCATGTAGCCTCACGCTACTCGCCATCAAAGAAAATTTACGCGatagaatttttataatgttttttttcgcaGATCCGTTCCTAATACCTAATAAAAATACTACTCAGTTTTACGGGGAGGGAACCATCGCAAGCCTGTGTTATTGATTAATATCCTACCAACAACCCATCAGGTATATTTACTTTAAGAGGGAAAGAATCCAGTTCAATAGTCCATAACAGACATAACACGGTTTTCAagagaatcaaaaaaaaaaaaaactcatcgGGCACGTCAGCCCCGGTAATAGCGCCAAATTCAAAGAAGTGTTCGGGACAAACCGatgattattaaaataaaatgacattTGATACTGATTGCTCCTTGACAGCTCGTAATTGCTCCGTAAGTCTCGTAATTTGCTCAATCAtaattttcgagaaaactgGGAAAGAATAAAGGGACCAGTGTGGAAGTTATACGAACGAACGGGAGACTTACAATTAAACTGGAATCCCCAGCAAGAAATTATCAATTCGACCCAGGTGCATATTGCTTCTAATTGCTCCTCGATTTCTTATCAATTATCTATCAATTTGACGGTTTACTTCCCCGTAATTCTCGAGAAAACTGGGAAAAACGAAAGTGACTCATGCGTGGCCGAGGGTCGAGTCGTGGAAAATTCTCGATTCTaacgaaaaaatgataattccACCCTAGTGCATATTGCTTCTAACTGATCCTCGATTGTTTATACGTGATCTGTTCATTTGGTCATTTGGTTCTGCTTCGTGATCGAGAAAACTGTTAAAAACCAGAGCAACTGGTTTGTAGGTTACGTCGACGAGCGGCGGATTCAAAATAGTATCCGAAACAAGAAACATGTCGATTCAGCAAAAGTGACTTTTGCTTCAAATTATTCCTTGATAGCTATTTCCGTACtactaattttattatttgctcCCACATAGTTTTGACGATTGAATAAGGAATCGAGGAGCAATTAGAAGCAATATGTTCTTGGGATGATATTGGTGGATGCGTGAAGATCAATCAAGGAGCGAATATAATCAATTGTCACTTTGGCCAAATCGAGATTATTCCTGTTCCGGATAGGAGAGGATCGATTCTACAGAAATCAGTTCTACAGAGCAAATGTTCTACAGAATATGTTATCCAGACTCGTTTctacagaaatattttgcTACAGAATATTTTCCTACAGAAGAGAATTCGAGATTCACATCAGAAATAATCCTGCATGAATTATTTGACAGGAAAATCAGTTTACAAGATATTGTtctacataatatttttttatagaatAGTTTTCTAGTTTCACACATCCAACATAATACCCGTTTGACACAACACACAcataaattcaataaaaacaatttaaattaaattaaattaaatcaaaatgTACGAAATTGTCGAGTCATATGATTTTGACGATTCGATGATTGCTCTGAAAGTGTGTTGCGTCAAACATACTATTCTGTAAAATAATTTGTCTGTAGAAAAATGttctgtagaaaaatattttgtag includes the following:
- the LOC107221368 gene encoding protein HGH1 homolog isoform X3; its protein translation is MHILMGVTGSNDGIELLLSLPEIVRQLVLLVQDNSTSVCKDAALSLINISAYDGGANALLVISETSKMRPDEKPNDNLVHTCLRCILDKQNDLADPCCMILSNLTRAHSLTERILAVVNNSGYAWSAIIAAFTAQKYNEKGATLHYLGPVFSNLSQSITMRRYLLDKEHCVIQRLLPFTEYVESTVRRGGIVGTLKNCCFDTEYHAWLLGPKVDILPRLLLPLAGPEEFNDDDNDKLPIELQYLPENKTRDSDPDIRTMLLEALAQLCATREGREILRDKNVYVILREFHKWEKDRAVLLACENVVDILLKKEEEIGLDNLREVTIPEEYKEKFKKMDEEYINDS
- the LOC107221368 gene encoding protein HGH1 homolog isoform X2, encoding MEAIEEISQFLDIGTRLDLKSIALQHVLSVTGSNDGIELLLSLPEIVRQLVLLVQDNSTSVCKDAALSLINISAYDGGANALLVISETSKMRPDEKPNDNLVHTCLRCILDKQNDLADPCCMILSNLTRAHSLTERILAVVNNSGYAWSAIIAAFTAQKYNEKGATLHYLGPVFSNLSQSITMRRYLLDKEHCVIQRLLPFTEYVESTVRRGGIVGTLKNCCFDTEYHAWLLGPKVDILPRLLLPLAGPEEFNDDDNDKLPIELQYLPENKTRDSDPDIRTMLLEALAQLCATREGREILRDKNVYVILREFHKWEKDRAVLLACENVVDILLKLKRGRDRLGQFEGSNHT
- the LOC107221368 gene encoding protein HGH1 homolog isoform X1, yielding MEAIEEISQFLDIGTRLDLKSIALQHVLSVTGSNDGIELLLSLPEIVRQLVLLVQDNSTSVCKDAALSLINISAYDGGANALLVISETSKMRPDEKPNDNLVHTCLRCILDKQNDLADPCCMILSNLTRAHSLTERILAVVNNSGYAWSAIIAAFTAQKYNEKGATLHYLGPVFSNLSQSITMRRYLLDKEHCVIQRLLPFTEYVESTVRRGGIVGTLKNCCFDTEYHAWLLGPKVDILPRLLLPLAGPEEFNDDDNDKLPIELQYLPENKTRDSDPDIRTMLLEALAQLCATREGREILRDKNVYVILREFHKWEKDRAVLLACENVVDILLKKEEEIGLDNLREVTIPEEYKEKFKKMDEEYINDS